One region of Streptomyces rishiriensis genomic DNA includes:
- a CDS encoding S-(hydroxymethyl)mycothiol dehydrogenase, which yields MPQEVRAVIAPGKNEPVRVETIVIPDPGPGEAVVQVQACGVCHTDLHYKQGGINDEFPFLLGHEAAGVVESVGEGVTDVAPGDFVILNWRAVCGQCRACLRGRPWYCFDTHNAKQRMTLTDGTELSPALGIGAFAEKTLVAAGQCTKVDASVSASVAGLLGCGVMAGIGAAINTGNVGRGDTVAVIGCGGVGDAAIAGSNLAGAAKIIAVDIDDRKLETARKMGATHTVNSRKTDPVEAIRELTGGFGADVVIEAVGRPETYKQAFYARDLAGTVVLVGVPTPEMKLELPLLDVFGRGGALKSSWYGDCLPSRDFPMLIDLHLQGRLDLGAFVTETIRLDEVEQAFERMHHGDVLRSVVVL from the coding sequence ATGCCGCAGGAAGTGCGCGCAGTGATCGCGCCGGGGAAGAACGAGCCGGTACGGGTGGAGACGATCGTGATCCCCGACCCCGGTCCCGGTGAGGCCGTGGTGCAGGTGCAGGCCTGCGGTGTCTGCCACACCGACCTGCACTACAAGCAGGGCGGGATCAACGACGAGTTCCCCTTCCTGCTCGGTCACGAGGCGGCGGGCGTCGTGGAGTCGGTCGGGGAGGGCGTCACCGACGTCGCTCCCGGCGATTTCGTGATCCTGAACTGGCGTGCGGTGTGCGGGCAGTGCCGGGCGTGCCTGCGCGGCAGGCCCTGGTACTGCTTCGACACCCACAACGCGAAGCAGCGGATGACCCTGACCGACGGCACCGAGCTGTCGCCGGCGCTGGGCATCGGGGCGTTCGCGGAGAAGACCCTGGTAGCGGCCGGGCAGTGTACGAAGGTCGACGCGTCGGTGTCCGCGTCGGTGGCGGGGCTGCTGGGCTGCGGGGTGATGGCCGGTATCGGCGCGGCGATCAACACCGGCAACGTCGGCCGCGGCGACACGGTCGCGGTGATCGGGTGCGGCGGGGTGGGGGACGCGGCGATCGCCGGGTCCAACCTGGCCGGCGCCGCGAAGATCATCGCCGTCGACATCGACGACCGCAAACTCGAGACCGCCAGGAAGATGGGCGCCACGCACACGGTCAACTCCAGGAAGACCGACCCCGTCGAGGCGATCCGTGAGCTGACCGGCGGCTTCGGCGCGGACGTGGTGATCGAGGCGGTCGGCCGTCCGGAGACCTACAAGCAGGCCTTCTACGCCCGTGACCTGGCGGGCACGGTCGTCCTGGTCGGTGTGCCGACTCCCGAGATGAAGCTCGAACTGCCGCTGCTGGACGTCTTCGGGCGCGGCGGGGCGCTGAAATCCTCCTGGTACGGCGACTGTCTGCCCTCGCGTGACTTCCCGATGCTGATCGACCTTCACCTCCAGGGCCGCCTGGATCTCGGCGCGTTCGTGACCGAGACCATCCGACTCGACGAGGTGGAGCAGGCCTTCGAGCGGATGCACCACGGTGACGTCCTTCGTTCGGTGGTGGTGCTGTGA
- a CDS encoding MBL fold metallo-hydrolase yields the protein MAARIERLVTSGQFSLDGGTWDVDNNVWIVGDDHEAIVIDAAHDADAILAAVGGRRLTAIVCTHAHNDHVSAAPALADATGATIWLHPDDLPLWKLTHPDREPDAHLADGQVIEAAGTDLTVLHTPGHAPGAVCLHDPGLGVLFTGDTLFQGGPGATGRSWSHFPTIITSIRDRLLALPPETKVLTGHGDGTTIGAEAPHLEEWIARGH from the coding sequence ATGGCCGCGCGCATCGAACGCCTCGTCACCTCCGGCCAGTTCAGCCTCGACGGCGGCACCTGGGACGTCGACAACAACGTGTGGATCGTCGGCGACGACCACGAGGCGATCGTCATCGACGCCGCGCACGACGCCGACGCCATCCTGGCCGCCGTGGGTGGCCGCCGGCTGACGGCCATCGTGTGCACCCACGCCCACAACGACCACGTCTCCGCCGCGCCGGCCCTCGCCGACGCGACCGGCGCCACGATCTGGCTGCACCCCGACGACCTGCCGCTGTGGAAGCTCACCCACCCGGACCGCGAGCCCGACGCCCACCTGGCCGACGGCCAGGTCATCGAGGCCGCCGGCACCGATCTGACCGTCCTGCACACTCCCGGGCACGCGCCCGGCGCGGTGTGTCTGCACGACCCCGGCCTCGGGGTGCTCTTCACCGGCGACACCCTCTTCCAGGGCGGACCGGGCGCCACCGGCCGCTCGTGGTCGCACTTCCCGACGATCATCACCTCGATCAGGGACCGGCTGCTCGCCCTGCCGCCCGAGACGAAGGTGCTGACCGGTCACGGCGACGGGACGACCATCGGCGCGGAGGCGCCGCATTTGGAGGAGTGGATCGCCCGGGGGCACTGA
- a CDS encoding SDR family oxidoreductase yields MSGPLEGKVALVAGATRGAGRGIAVELGAAGATVYVTGRTTRARRSESDRPETIEDTADLVTEAGGHGIAVPTDHLDPARVRALVDRVADEQGRLDVLVNDIWGAEHLFAWDTPVWEHDLDNGLRLLRLAVETHAITSHHALPLLLRRPGGLVVEMTDGTTEYNRDTYRVNFFYDLAKTSVLRMAFALGHELGPRGATAVALTPGWLRSELMLEQFGVREDNWRDALDRVPHFAISETPRYVGRAVAALAADPDVARFNGRSLSSGGLAPVYGFTDLDGSRPDAWRYMVEVQDPGKAADTTGYR; encoded by the coding sequence ATGTCCGGTCCGCTGGAAGGCAAGGTCGCCCTGGTCGCCGGGGCGACACGGGGCGCGGGACGCGGCATCGCCGTGGAACTGGGGGCGGCGGGGGCCACCGTCTACGTGACGGGACGCACCACCCGCGCCCGGCGCTCCGAGTCCGATCGCCCCGAGACGATCGAGGACACCGCGGACCTGGTCACCGAGGCGGGCGGCCACGGCATCGCGGTGCCCACCGACCACCTCGACCCGGCCCGGGTCCGTGCCCTCGTCGACCGCGTCGCGGACGAGCAGGGCCGCCTCGACGTCCTCGTCAACGACATCTGGGGCGCCGAGCACCTCTTCGCATGGGACACCCCGGTCTGGGAGCACGACCTCGACAACGGGCTGCGGCTGCTCCGGCTCGCCGTCGAGACCCACGCGATCACCAGCCACCACGCGCTGCCGCTGCTGCTGCGCCGGCCCGGCGGACTGGTCGTCGAGATGACCGACGGCACCACCGAGTACAACCGCGACACCTATCGCGTGAACTTCTTCTACGACCTCGCCAAGACGTCCGTCCTGCGGATGGCCTTCGCCCTCGGTCACGAACTCGGGCCGCGCGGCGCCACCGCCGTCGCGCTCACCCCCGGCTGGCTGCGGTCCGAGCTGATGCTCGAACAGTTCGGCGTACGCGAGGACAACTGGCGGGACGCCCTGGACCGCGTCCCGCACTTCGCCATCTCGGAGACACCCCGCTACGTCGGCCGGGCGGTCGCCGCCCTGGCCGCCGACCCCGACGTCGCCCGCTTCAACGGGCGGTCCCTGTCCAGCGGCGGCCTCGCCCCGGTGTACGGCTTCACCGACCTCGACGGCAGCCGGCCGGACGCCTGGCGGTACATGGTCGAGGTGCAGGACCCCGGGAAGGCGGCGGACACCACCGGCTACCGCTGA